TTTATTTTAATGCCTTTAATTCTTCCACAAAAAGAGCTATTTGATTCTGATCAAAACCTTTCTCGGTAGCAGCTTCTTCCAAAGTCCCCCAAATAGGTTCACCACAAGCTATACAACGAATTCCTTTTTCGGAAAGATATTTTACGGAAAGTGGATAATGAGTAACTAAATCTTCTATTTCAATATCTTTTGTTAAGATAATCTGCGACATGTTTAATCCTCCAGATAATGCTTTACGATATCGGAGATAAACTGGCTCTCGCCCGACATACACAATACATCACGCATGTTTTCGGGAGTTCTCCCATACACAAAATGATTATTCCAAATATGTTCTATATACCAATCAGGCTCGTTTTCCCAGCGAAAATCTAAGGTCTTACGATTTAGAAAAGTCTCCTTAGAAATCTCGATAAAAATACTTTTATCAAATAATTGATATACTTCGGGATTCCAGTAAACCATCAACCCTTCGGCAATAATATAATCGTATTCTTTTTGTACTTTTAATATTTCTTCACGAAAAGAAGCAAAATCTAAAGAGTCAGGGTTTTCCCAATCTATTTGACCTCTTACCAAGGGCATTTTAGATTTTGGAATAACATAATCGTCCTGATGAAGAATTTTTACCTTTTGATTTGGTAACCAATCACTGATTCTTTGAGCTAAACTGGTTTTTCCAGCACGACTAACTCCACCTATTCCAATAACTTTTCCCATTATTTTTAAATCGTGGCAAAAATACAATTATTTGAAAATTGACCAAATGTTTAGACTATTATTACAAATAACCAAAACGTTTTAAATCACGCTCATTATTACGCCAATCTTTTTGAACACGAACATAAAGTTCTAAAAAGACTTTTTTATCAAAGAATGCTTCCATATCGATACGTGCAGCAGTCCCGACTTTTTTAAGCATACTACCTTGATGACCAATGATAATGCCTTTTTGAGTATTTCGAGCGACATAAATATTGGCTCGTATTTTAATGATTTTCTCTTCTTCAATAAAAGACTCCACCTCAATTTCAACAGAATAAGGAATCTCTTTTTGATAATTCAAGAGTATTTTTTCTCTGATAATTTCCTGTGCAAAAAAGCGTTCTGTTTTATCAGTAAGTTCATCTTTTGAGAAATAAGCAGGCGATTCGGGGAGTTTCTCCAAAATAGTATCCAAAACCTTATCTACATTAAAATTATTTAAAGCCGACATTGGAATTACTTCTGAATTTGGCA
This Bacteroidales bacterium DNA region includes the following protein-coding sequences:
- the era gene encoding GTPase Era; protein product: MSHKAGFVNILGNPNVGKSTLMNALVGEKLSIITSKAQTTRHRIMGIVNGEDFQIVYSDTPGIVDTAYKLHESMMNFVESALIDADIFLYLVEVKQRIKNDTIIRKINESGIPTLVLINKIDLSNQDAVVEAMEFWKEKMPNSEVIPMSALNNFNVDKVLDTILEKLPESPAYFSKDELTDKTERFFAQEIIREKILLNYQKEIPYSVEIEVESFIEEEKIIKIRANIYVARNTQKGIIIGHQGSMLKKVGTAARIDMEAFFDKKVFLELYVRVQKDWRNNERDLKRFGYL